CCGCCGAGCAGGCACTCCGAGTCGCCCTTGTGCTGCATGATCTCGACGAGCGGCTCGAAGCGCGCGCGCTCGCGCGCGTCCTCCGGCGTGATCGGCACGGCGGCGTCGGCCTTCGAGCGCAGCGTCCCGCTCGCGAACATGAGCCCGTTCGACGAAAGGTTCGAGTTGTGCGGAATCGTGAGCACGTCGCAGCCGGGCGTGCCCTCGAGACACTCGCTGCGCAGGCGCTTCCACAGCTCCGAGGCGCGCCCCGTGTCCGTCCAGCTGATCGCCGTGTCCGTCACGTTCTCGTTGCGGAAGACGACGTTGCGGTGGAGGTTGATGCCGGCGTCGCTGCTCGCCGTGTACTCGTAGCCGACGAAGCTCGTGAAGCGGCACTGCGACGTGCGGTCGTAGGCTTCCTCGGCGGCCTCCTGGATGTCGCGCCAGGCGCTCGCGTGCGCCTCGCGGCAGTACTTCGCGTCTTCGCCGCAGAAGCGGAAGCGGCCGCGCTCGATCAGCACCTTGCTCAGCATGAGGCTGCGCGTGATGCCGCCGAGGTTGCGGTAGGCCTCGCACATGTCCGAGTCGTAGCCCGGGTTCCCGGGGTCGTAGCAGGCGCGCACCTCGCCGAGCGCCTCGGAGTGGTCCGTCACGACGGTGAAGTCGAGCGGTCGCTCGAGCGCCGCGTGCCGCATGGGCTGGCCGTCGGGCATGTAGGGCGCGAGGCCGAGCGGCGCGCCCTTGGCGAACGCGTAGGCGTCGCGCGGCGTGCTGCGGTTGTCCTGGGCGCGCGCGTCGAGCGAGTACCCGGTGTGGACGTGCGTGTCGCCGAAGAGCGGGCGGCGGAGCGGCTCGTAGCTCGCGCACGCCTCGCGCTCCTCCGTCACCTCGTACGGGCGGTCGACGGCGCCGTCCGCCGCGGCCGCGTGCAGGGCGATGCCGAGCAGGGCGAGGGCGTGCAGCGGAGCGCGGCGCGTCCTCGGGTCGGGTCGGATCATCGGAATTCGCTCCCTCCGGAAGGCACGCGGTGTCGCGCCTAGCGTCCCGTGAACTTCGGCTCGCGCTTCTCGGCGAAGGCGGCCACGGCCTCGGCGTGATCCTCGCTGAACTGCGAGAGCGTCTCGTTCGCCATGCCGTGCTCCATGACCGGGTGCGCGATCATGCGCAGCTGCAGGTTCAGCACCTGCTTCGTCCAGCGGATGGAGCGCTGCGCGCCGTTCGCGAGCTTGCGCGCGATCGCGTCGACCTTCGCGTCGAGCTCGTCCGCCGGCACCGCGTAGTTGATGAGGCCGATCTCCTCGGCGCGCTTCGCGGGAATCGGCTCGCCGAGCAGCAGCGCTTCCTTCGCGCGGGGAAAGCCGATCGCCTGCGGCCACAGCAGCGCGCCGCCGTCGCCCGCGACGAGCCCCGCGTTCACGTGCGGGTCGCCGAACTTCGCGGTGTCGACGGCGACGATGATGTCGCAGGCGAGCGCGAGCGTGGCGCCGAAGCCGATCGCGTGCCCGTTCACGCGCGCGATCACCGGCTTGTCGCACTCGAGCATGCGGAAGACGATGCGCTTCGCCTCGGTGAGCGTCGGCCACCACTGCTCGGGGTGGTCCACCGTCTCCTGCATCGCCTTGATGTCGCCGCCCGCGCTGAACGCGCGGCCCTCGCCCGTGAACACGACCACGCGCACGTCGTCGTCGTCGTGGATGTCGCTCCAGATCTGCGACAGCGCCGTGTGCAGCGCCTTCGTGTTGCAGTTCATCGGCGGGTTGTGGAGCGCGACGCGGAGCACGCCGTCCCGGAGATCGATGCGCAGGTTCTGCGTGTAGCGTCCGTAGTCCATCGTGCGGGGCTCCTCCCGGGGCGGCGCAGTCTACTCGAAAGGGCGCGCGGCCGAGCCCGGGTCGGGGCGGGCGTACGGGGTGCTCGCGCGTACCGCTGCGCTCAGGCCGCGTGGTCGTCGCTTCGCGCGGCGAGCGCGCGGCCGATGCCCGGAAGGAAGCGCCCGGTCGACGCGGCGTAGCGCGCGTAGGCGTCGCCGTGCGTCCGCAGCAGGTAGGGCTCCTCGACGAAGCGCACGTGCAGCTCGATGCCGACGGCGAGGAGCGCGAGCGCTCCGAGGCCGACCGCGTTCGGAACGAGCAGCGCGAAGCCCGCCTGCGACACGCCCATGAAGGTGAAGATCGGGTTGCGGACGAACGCGAAGGGCCCCGACGTGACGAGCGCCGTGTGCTCGCGCTCGTCGACGCCGATGCGCCACGAGCGCCCCATCGCGAGCTGGGCGACGAGCGCGCCCGCGATGCCGACGACCGCGAGCGCGGCGCCGAGCGCGTGCGCGCCGCGGGACTGCAGCAGCAGCTCGCCGCCCGGCCACGCGCACAGCGCGGCGACGGGCGCGAGCGGCGCGAGCACGAGGCCCGCGCTCGCCGCGGCGCCGGCCAGCCACGGGAGCGATCCGACCCTGCCGTGGAAGCCCTTGATGCCCGTCGAGCCCGTCGCGCGCCAGTGCACGATCGAGCGCGCGACGAGCAGGCAGCCGGCCCACGCGGCGAAGAGGACGAGTGCGAGGCGCGGCATGGCTCACGCCCTCCCGCGCGCGTGGCGCAGGTGCTCGCGCGACACGTCGAGCAGCATGCGGACGTGCGCGTCGTCGAGGCTGTAGTAGATGCGGCGGCCGTCGCGGCGTGCCTTCGCGATGCCCGCCGTGCGCAGCAGGCGCAGCGCGTGCGACACGTTCGTCTCGGGCGTCGACGTGGCGGCGGCGAGGTCGCACACGCACAGCTCGCCCGCCTCGAGCAGCGCGTACAGGAGGCGCGCGCGCGTCGCGTCGCCGAGCAGCCGGAAGAGCGCCGCGAGCTCCTCGAGCTCGGCCTCCGGGAGCAGGCGCTTGCGCGCGGCCGCGACGCGCGCGCGATCGACGAGCGGCGGGGAGCAGGTCTCGAGAGCGGTGGATCGCTTCGGCACGGGGCCTCCTTGGCGGGCATCGGGCCGCGGATTGATATATGAAAAGATATTCATATGTCAATGTCGAGCGCCGACGCCGCGCGGCGCGCGCTCGCTCGCGAGCGGGTGCGCCGGCCGGCGAGTCGGAGAGTCGGAGCTAGCGGGCGCCGGGCGCCTGCGCGCCGTCCGCGGGCCCGAGCGCGGCGGCGATGTCCGCATCGCTGCAGCCCGCCTCGCGCAGCACGGCCTCGCCGTCCGCTCCGAGCGCGGGTGCGGGCGCCGTGCCCGGCATCGCGTGGCGCGAGAGCTGGAGCGGCGGCGCGACGGTGCGCAGGCCGGCCGCGTCCGGGTCGGGCAGCGCGACGTCGGCGAGCATGCCCATCGCGGCGACCTGCGGGTCGCGCATCGCCTCGCGCAGGGTGCGGACGGGCGCCCAGATCAGCGGGAACGACGCGAGGTGCCGCTCCCAGTGCGCGAGGTCGCGCGCGCCGACGACGCTCGCGATGCGCGCGACGAGCTCCTCGGCGTTGCGGTAGCGCGCGACCTCGTCGCGGAAGCGTTCGTCGCGCTCGAGCTCGGGGAAGTCGAGAGCGCGGCAGAGGGCCGGCCAGTAGCGCTGCGAATCGATCATGACGAGGAACAGGAAGCGCGCGTCGGCGGTGCGGTAGTGGCTCCAGAGCGGGTTGCGCGGCCGCGCGGGGTCGTGCCGCGGCGTGTCGAGGTCGGTCGATGCGACGACGGCGGCATCGTTGCCCGCGACGTAGAGGCCCGTGTGCAGCAGGTCGACGTCGACCTCCTGCCCGACGCCGTCGCGGTCGCGCACGCGCAGCGCGGCGAGGATGCCGCTCGCGAGCGCGAGCGCGGCGGCGTGATCGCCGACGCCGGGCCGCAGGAACGCGGGCCCGGCTCCGACGTCGCGCATCACGTCCATGAGGCCGCTGCGCGCCCAGTAGGCCGTGTAGTCGAAGGCGGGCGTGTCGGCATCGGGACCGCGCGCGCCGTAGCCCGACAGCGATGCGAAGACGAGCCGCGGGTGCGCGGCGCGCAGCGTCGCGGCGTCGAGCCCGAACTTCGCGAGGCGGCGCGGCAGGAGGTTCGTCAGCACGACGTCCGCGCGCGCGATGACGCGGCGCAGCGCGGCGCGCGCCGCGGGGCGCGCGAGGTCGAGCGCGAGCGAGCGCTTGCCGCGGTTGTCCATGTGGAAGTGCGGCGCTTCGCTCATGCCGTGGCGATAGCCGAGGCGCCGCGGGAGCGCGTGCCGCAGCGTCTCGCCGCCGGGCACCTCGACCTTCACGACCTCGGCGCCGAGGTCGGCGAGCAGCGCGCCCGCGGCCGGAACGGCCACGAAGCTCGCGATCTCGACCACGCGGATGCCCGAGAGAGGCGCCGTCACGGCGCGCGACGGTAGCAGCGCGCGGCGCGCCCAACGCCCGTGCGCGGCGCGCCCAACGGGCACGGGCGCGGGGTGTAGACTGCGCGCTCGATCGGAGGTGACCGATGAGCGCAGCCGAACGAGCGCGCGAGGCCGCCGCCTCGCCGAGCCCTCCCGATGCTCCGTCGCCGAGCTGGCAGCCCGGCCCGGACTTCGACCCCGTCACCGCCGAGGTGATCCGCGGCGCGATGGAGACGGTCGCCTACGAGATGGCGACGCACGTCTCGCTCACCGCGAAGACGCCCATCCTGAACCAGAGCAACGAGCGCAACGCGACCATCCTCGACGGGCACGGCCGGCTCGCGGCGCTCTCGGTCGGCATCCCGCAGTTCATGCTGTCGTCGCGCGGGCCCGTGCGCTTCGCGCTCGAGCTGTTCGCCGCCGAGGGGCTGAACGAGGGCGACGTCGTCGTCGCGAACGACCCGTACCACGGCGGTGGACACCTGCCCGACTACAACGTCTTCGCGCCCGTCGTCGCCGACGGCGAGGTCGTGCTGATCGCGTCGATCCAGTGCCACCACGCGGACACGGGGGGCGGTGTCCCCGGCGGCTACAACGCCGAGGCGATCGACATCTGGGCCGAGGGCGTGCGCTTCCCGGCCGTCAAGGTGATCGATCGCGGCGTCGAGCGGCGCGACGTCCTCTACATGATGGAGGCGAACACGCGCACGCCGACCTTCCCGGGCGACATCCGCGCGCAGATCGGCGCCGCGCAGCTCGGCGTGCGACGCCTGCGCGACGTGGTCGCGCGCTACGGCGCGAAGGCCGTGCGCGACGCCGTCGAGCACGCGATCACGCACACGCGCGAGCGCTTCCGGAGCGAGGTCGCGGCCTGGCCCGACGGCGTCTACGAGGCGGACTCGTTCGTCGACCACGACCCGATCGGGAACCCCGACATCCACCTGCACGTGAAGGTGACCGTCGCGGGCGAGCGCATCACGGTCGACTTCACGGGGTCGGATGCGCGCCCGGGCTTGAAGGCCTACTCGGCGCTCGGCAACACGCAGGGCTACGTGGTCGCGCAGCTCGCCGCGATGATGGACCCGTCGATCCCCAAGAACGAGGGCTTCTTCGATTCGATCGAGCTCGTCGCGCCGAAGGGAAGCGTCGTGAACCCGCCCGACGGCGCGACGGTGGCGGCGGGCACGCACCACCCGGGCGTCGAGGTCGGCGAGGTGATCTGCAAGGCGCTCGCGCCCTTCCTCCCGGAGCGCGCGTGCCCGCAGATCTACAAGCTCGGTACGCCGTGCGTGATCGTGGGCCACCACCCCGAGACGGGCGAGCTCTTCTTCGACCACGGCGTCGACTGCCTCGGCGGATACACGAACGCGGTGAAGGGCGTCGACGGCTGGGGCTCGTTCCCGGCCTCGTTCGGCAACATCATCCGCGCGACGACCGAGATCAACGAGTCGATCTTCCCGTTCCGCAACGAGTGCCTCGACTACGCGATCGACAGCGGCGGCGCGGGGCGATGGCGCGGCGGGCCGGGCTCGCGCGTCGAGAAGCGGCTGCTCGCGCCGGCCACGCTCTCGTGCTGGATGGTCGGGATGAAGTACCCGATGCCGGGCTTCGAGGGCGGGGGCGACGGCAGCCCGAACTCGCTCGTCGTGCGCTTCGGCGGGCCGCACGCGCACCGCGTCGACTGCATGGCGAACGCGGTGCCGCACGAGCCGGGCGAGGGCTTCGAGTACTGCTACGGCGGCGGCGGCGGCTTCGGCGACCCGCTCGAACGCGATCCGAGCGCCGTGCTCGACGACGTGCTCGACGAGTTCGTGTCGCCGCGCTCGGCGCGCGACGACTACGGCGTCGTGCTCACCGGGGCGCTCGACGACTACTCGCTCGCGGTCGACGAGGCGGCGACGCGCGCGCTGCGCGCGTCGCTCCGCGGTGCGGCGCGATGAGCGCGGCCGCGCATCCGGGCGCCTACCGGATCGGCGTCGACGTCGGCGGCACCTTCACCGACTTCGTGCTCGTGCGCCCCGACGGCGCGCTCGAGCTGCTGAAGGTGCCCACGACGCTCGACGACCAGAGCCGCGGCGTGATGGAGGGCATCGCGACGCTCGCCGCGCGCAACGGCGCGAGCGCGCGCGAGCTGCTCGCCGCGACCGAGCTCGTCGTGCACGGCACGACCACGGCCGACAACACGATGATCGAGATGAACGGCGCCGTGACGGGCCTCGTCACGACGCAGGGGCACCGCGACACGATCGACGTCCGCCGCGGCTACAAGGAGGACATCTGGGATCCGGCCGTGCCGGCGCCGGTGCCGATCGCGCCGCGCCGCCGCCGCTTCGGCGTCCCCGAACGCCTCGACGCGACGGGGGCGGTCGTGCGGCCGCTCGACGAGGTCGCGACGCGCGAGGCGCTCCGGCGGCTGCGCATGCAGGGTGTCGAGTCGATCGCGGTCTGTCTGCTGTTCTCGTACCTGAACCCGGCGCACGAGCGGCGCGTGCGCGAGCTCGCGCGCGAGGAGTGCCCGGACGCGCGCGTCTCGCTCTCGCACGAGGTGATGCCGAGCGCGCCCGAGTTCGAGCGCACGTCGACGACGCTGATCGACGCGTACGTCGGGCCGCGCGTCGCCGTCTACCTCGAGCGGCTCGGCCGCGCGCTGCGCGGCGCGGGCTATGCGGGCGAGCTGCTCATCATGCAGAGCAACGGCGGCATCACGACGGCCGATCGGCTCGCGGAGCGCGCCGTCTGCGCGATGGGCTCGGGGCCGACGGGCGGCGTCAACGGCGCGTGCGCCGTCGCGCGCCGCGCCGGCGTGCGCGACTTCATCGCGATCGACATGGGCGGGACGAGCTACGAGGTGTGCCTCGTGCGCGGCGGCGAGCCGCGCATCGCGAGCTTCTGGAACTGGCAGCACCGCTACCTGGTCGGGCTCCCGATGATCGAGATGCACTCGATCGGCGCGGGCGGCGGCTCGATCGCGTACGTCGAGGCGGGCGCGCTCAAGGTCGGGCCGCGCAGCGCGAAGGCCGACCCCGGGCCCATCTGCTACGGGCGCGGCGGCACCGAGCCCACGGTCACCGACGCCAACGTCGTGCTCGGCTACCTGAACCCCGACGCGCTCTGCGGCGGCGACTTCAAGCTCACGACCGACGGCGTGCGCAGCGCGATCGCCGCGCAGGTCGCGGAGCCGCTCGGCCTCGACGTCGTCGAGGCGGCGCACGGCATCTTCCGCATCGTCAACGCGAACATGAGCAACGCGATCCGGCGCGTGTCCTCGCAGGCCGGGCAGGACCCGCGCGAGCTCGAGCTCGTCGTGTACGGCGGCAACGGCCCGGTGCACGCCGGCAAGCAGGCGGAGGAGCTCGGCATCGCGCGCATGCTCGTGCCGAAGACGTCGCCCGCGTTCTCGGCGCTCGGCCTGCTGGTCGCCGACTACGTCGTCGACCGCCAGCGCACGCACCTGCGCCCGGCGTCGGCCGCGTCGTCCGACGACGTGAACGCGCTGTTCGACGCGCTCGAGGCCGAGGCGCTGGCCGAGCTCGCGCCGGCGGGCCTGCCGCGCGAGGCGATCTCGTTCGAGCGGTTGCTCCACTTCTGCTACCCGGGACAGACGTTCGACATGGCGGTGCCCGCGGCGCTCACGGGCGCGCGCATGGGCGCGGGCGACGTCGCGCGCTCGGTCGAGGCCTTCCACGACCTGCACGAAGCGATCCACACCTACGCCGCGCGCGACGAGGAGCCGCTCCTGCGACAGGTGCGCGTCCGCGCGCGCGGCGTGACGCGCAAGCCCGCGCTCCCCGGCGCCGCGCCGGCGGAGGCGCCGCTCGAGAGCGCGCTGCGCTCGCGGCGCGCGGCCTGGTTCGACGGCGCCTTCGTCGACACGCCCGTCTACGACGGCGATCGCATCGGCGCGGGCCACGAGATCGAGGGGCCCGCGATCGTCGAGGAGCGCTTCACGACGCTCGTGCTCTACCCCGGCCACCGCGCGCGGCTCGACGAGAACGGGAACTACGCGATCGAGATCCGGAGCGGACGCTGACGCAGGGGAGTCGATGAGTCGATGACGGGGAGCGCACTGGTGATCGGCGGAACGGGCCCGACGGGCCCGTTCATCGTGAACGGCCTGCTCGCGCGCGGGTACGCCGTCGACATGCTGCACAGCGGCCGCAACGAGGTGCCGGAGATCCCGGACGCGGTCGTGCACATCCACACCGACGCGTACGACGCGGCGAAGGTCGCGGACGCGCTCGCCGGCCGCACGTACGACGTCTGCATCGCGACCTACGGCCGGCTGCGGCGCATCGCCGAGGTGACGGCCGGCAGGGTCGGCCGCTTCGTGTCCGTCGGCGGCCTGCCCGCGCTGCGGGGCTACATGAACCCCTTCGCGTACGAGCCAAACGGGTTGCCGGTACCGGCGCGCGTCGACGCGCCGCTCGTCACCGACGAGCGCCTCGACACGAAGGGCTATCGCATCGTGCAGACCGAGCAGGCCGTCTTCGAGCACCAGCCCGAGGCGACGCACTTCCGCTACCCGTACGTCTACGGCCCGCGCCAGCCCGTGCCGCGCGAGTGGCTCGTCGTGCGGCGCATCCTCGACGGGCGGCCGCACATCGTGCTGCCCGACGGCGGGCTCACGCTCCATCACTTCGGCTACTCGGAGAACCTCGCGCACGCCGTGCTGCTCGCGGTCGACCGCCCCGAGCGCTGCCGCGGGCAGGTCTACAACGCGGGCGACGCCGAGATCCCGACGCTGCGCCAGGTCGTCGAGATCGTCGCCGCGGGCCTCGGCCACGACTGGGAGATCGTCGACATGCCGTGGGAGCTCGCGACGCCGGCGCGGCCGCTCGTCACGCAGCCGCTCCCCACGCACCGCGTCGTCGACGTCTGGAAGATGGAGCGCGACCTCGGCTACGCCGACGTCGTGCCTCCGCGCGAGGCGCTCGTGCGCACGGCGAAGTGGCTCGTCGACAACCCGCTCTCGCCCGGGCAGGAATCGCTGCTGCAGGATCCGTTCGACTACGCGGCGGAGGACGCGCTCGTCGCGTGGTGGAAGGGCGTGCTCGCGTCGCGCCCCGGGATCGCGTGGAAGAGCGAGCCCGGCTACGGCATGGCCTACAGCGGCCCGGGCGGCCGGCCCCGCTCGCGCGAGACGTTCGAATAGCGAGGCGCCGCCGCGACGTGCGACGCCCAGCAGCCCGACGCGACGACCGCGCGGCCCGTCGCGTCGCGCGCGTAGGCGTAGACCCAGGCGCCGAGCGAGGGCCGCGCGAGCCGCACCCAGCGCCGCGTGAAGAGCGAGCGCTCGGGGCGCGCGGGCTCGTAGCCTTCGTAGGCGTCGATGCGCGCGAGCACGCGCGCGTCGCGGATGCCGAAGAGCTCCGCCTCGACGAGCCCGTCGCCGGGGACGAGCCCGGGGTAGGCATCGAGGTCGACGAGACGCCCCGCGATGCGACACGCGCCGAGCGGCACGAGCGCGTGCTCGAGGCCGAGCTCGCGGTGGCGCCCGAAGCGCGCGCGCAGCGTTCCGTACACGGCGAGTCGCTCCATCGCGTCCTCGTCGCTAGCGCGCCATCGCCAGCGGGCGGATCGGATCCGCGCCGTCCCACTCGGCCGCGAGCTGGTGCAGCGCGACGAACGACGCCTCGACGGGGTCCGACAGCTCGACGAGCTCGACGATCGCGCCGGGCGCGCCCTCCGTCCGCAGGTACGTGAAGCGGATCGAGCCGCCGAGCGAGCCCTGCTGGCCGATGCGGTAGCCGGCCGCGAGCGCGCGCTCGAGCCGCGCGTCGTAGTCGCGGCGGAAGAAGCCGAGGTGGTGCTGTCCGAAGCGGCCGGCGTCGATCGCCTCCCGGTACATCGACGGCGCGCCGTTGTGCTGCTCGATCAGCTCGATCTGCGTGCGGCCCGAGTAGGCGATCGCGAGGCTCATCTCGACGGGCGAGGGCGCGCCGTCGACGCGGAAGTCGTCGGGACGCACGTGCGGGATCACGAACCACGGCCCGACGCCGAGCGTCTCGGCCCAGTACGTCGCGGCGGACTCGAGGTCGCGCACCACCCACGCCACCTGGTCGACCGGCCCGAACAGTCGGCTCATGCGCTCGCTCGCCTCCCCTCGATGCTAGTCGCGCGTCTCGAGCGGGACGCCGAAGCGCTTCACGTAGTCGGCGAAGCGCTCGCGGACGCTCTCCTCGGTCATGCCGAAGTCGCGCGGGTCGTAGCGGTGCCGGCCGAAGGCGCTCTGCGGGCGGTGGCGCATCCAGGCGCGCATGCGCGCCTCGTGCAGCGGCATGAGCTCCTCGCCGAAGTGGGCGTAGAGGCCGCGCACCGCCTCGACCGGGTCGTCCATCAGGTCTTCGTAGAGCAGGTGGTGGCACCACGCCCGGCCGGCCTGGCGGTCGTCGAACGCGAGGCCGCGCCCGACCGCGAGGTGGAGCTTGCCGAGCCACGCGGCGCCCACGTCCGCCGGGTCGACCGACTTCATCCACGTGCGGTGGAACGCGGTGTTCAGGCTCGCGACCGAGGGAATCACCTTCGCGGGGTCGCGGTGCGTCCAGACGAGGCGCGCGTCGGGGAAGTGCTCGAGCAGCGCGTCGAGCGCCCACAGGTGGTTCGGCGTCTTGAGCGCCCAGCGATCCGTCGGGATCGTCGACTGCAGCACCTGGAGCGCGAGCTTCTCGATCGCGTAGGCGGAGCGCATGTCGCACTGCTCGAGCCAGCGTCCGTAGCTCGGGACGAGCGCCTGCGTCTCGAAGCCGAGGCTGCGGAAGTCGAGCATGTGGAGCGGCACGCACTCCTCGGGAAGCGAGGCGCCGAGCGGGTGCATCGCCGGGAGCGGCGGGATCAGCTTCGCGGTCTGCACGTACTGCTTCGCCGCCGCGGCGATGCGCGGGTCCTCCTCGCGCGTCGCGAGCTCGGGCGGCGGCACGAGTGTTCCGGCCTCCCACGCGCGCAGCGAGCGCGAGCGCGGGTCGAGGTCGAGCAGCTGCGAGAGGAGCGTCGTTCCGGTGCGCGGCATGCCGAGCACGACGAACGGCGCGGTGACCCGCTCGTCGCGCACCTCGGGATGGCGGCGGGCGTGATCGACGAGGCGCAGGCGCCGCGCGAGCGTCGCGACCAGCATCTCCCGCTGCGCGAGCCGCCCGAAGGTGTGGAGGTTCGCCTCCCCGTCGAGCGCGGCGGCGAGCGCCTCGAGCCCGTCGCGGAAGGCGCCGTCGCCGAAGTCGTCGACCCCCTCGCGCCGGACGGCCGCCTCGATCGCCGCCTCGGCGCGGAGCGCGGGGCGCCCCGACCCCGGAACGAGCGATCCGACCGTGTTGAGCGCGCGGAGCGGGAGCGGGAGCGCGCGCGGGCCGGCGTCGCGAAAGGTCCACGCGCGCGGCGCGCCGCCCTTCGGTTGCACGGATGTGTTCGCCGCGGCGGTCATGGGCGCGCAGTCTACACCCACGCCCGCGGGCGCGCGGAGTAGGCTATGTGCCCGTCGCGCACCGGACCGTGCGCCGCGCGCGACGCATCTGCCCCTCGGAGGCCCCGGTCCGTGAACGAGCCCCTCCTGTTGCCGCGCCCGCGATCGTGGCGCTGGACGGGGCGCGGCGACGCCGCGCTCTCGGCCGAGCCGCGCGTCGAGCGCGACGCGTCGCTCCCGCCCGAAGGCTTCGCGATCGAGGCCGACGCGCTCGGCGTCGAGATCCGCCACGCCGACGCCGCCGGCCTCCGCTACGCGCGTCGCGCCCTCTCCCAGCTCCGCGAGCACGAAGGCGCGCTCGCGTCGTTCGCGCTGTCCGACGCGCCCGACTTCCCGGTGCGCGGCTACATGCTCGACATCAGCCGCGACCGCGTGCCGACGCGCGCGACGCTCGAGCGCATCGTCGCCCTGCTCGACCTGCTCCGCATCAACCACTTCGAGCTCTACACCGAGCACACGTTCGCGTTCCGCGACCACGAGGTCGTCTGGCGCGACGCGTCGCCGATGACGCCCGACGACCTCCGCTGGCTCGACGCGCTGTGCGCGCAGCGCGGCATCGAGCTCGTCGCGAACCAGAACACGTTCGGCCACATGGCGCGCTGGTTGAAGCACGATGCCTACGTCGCGCGCGCCGAGACCCCCGACGGCTGGCGCACGTCGACCGGCGCGTTCCTCAAGCCCGCGGTGCTCGCGCCGACCGAGGACAACGCGCGCTTCGCGCTCGACCTCGTGCGCGAGGTGCTCGCGTGCTTCCACAGCCGGCGCGTCCACATCGGGTGCGACGAGACGTTCGAGCTCGGCAAGGGGCGCAGCCAGGCCGACGTCGCGGCGCGCGGGCGCGAGCGCGTGTACCTCGACCATCTGAAACGGCTCGTCGCCGGCGCGCACGCGATGGGGGCCGACGTGCTCTTCTGGGGCGACATCCTGCGCGGCCATCCGGAGCTCGTCGCCGAGCTCCCGCGCGAGCGCACGACGGCGCTCGCGTGGTGGTACGAGGCGCCCGTCGACGCGCCGCACCTGCCGGCCTCGATGCGCGAGCTCGCGACCGACTTCGGCTTCTCGGAGAAGGCGCAGCGCGGGTTCGCCGGCCACGTGCCGGCGTTCGTCGAGGCCGGGCTCCCGTTCTGGGTGTGTCCCGGCACGTCGACGTGGAACAGCTTCGTCGGGCGCTGGAGCAATGCGCGCGCGAACCTGCTCGACGCCGCGGACGTCGGACGCGCGCAGGGCGCCTCGGGCTACCTCGTCACCGACTGGGGCGACAACGGCCACATGCAGCCGCCGAGCGCGAGCTGGCTCCCGCTCGCCTACGGCGCGGCCGTCGCGTGGTGCGGCGAGCGCAACCGCGACCTCGACGTCGCCGCCGCGCTCGACGCCTACGTGTTCGGCGACCTGCGCGGCCGCCTCGGGCGCGCGCTCGAGCGCGCGGGCGACGCGTACCTCGGAACCGGCAAGCTGGCGTTCAACGCGAGCCCGCTGTTCGCGGCGGTCGTCGGCGACGGGTTGATGGGGTCGTTCGGCGCCCCCGATGCGGCGGCGCTGCGCGCGACGATCGCCGTGCTCGAGGACGCGATGTCCGACGTCGACGCCGCGATGCCC
This Myxococcota bacterium DNA region includes the following protein-coding sequences:
- a CDS encoding hydantoinase/oxoprolinase family protein; translation: MSAAAHPGAYRIGVDVGGTFTDFVLVRPDGALELLKVPTTLDDQSRGVMEGIATLAARNGASARELLAATELVVHGTTTADNTMIEMNGAVTGLVTTQGHRDTIDVRRGYKEDIWDPAVPAPVPIAPRRRRFGVPERLDATGAVVRPLDEVATREALRRLRMQGVESIAVCLLFSYLNPAHERRVRELAREECPDARVSLSHEVMPSAPEFERTSTTLIDAYVGPRVAVYLERLGRALRGAGYAGELLIMQSNGGITTADRLAERAVCAMGSGPTGGVNGACAVARRAGVRDFIAIDMGGTSYEVCLVRGGEPRIASFWNWQHRYLVGLPMIEMHSIGAGGGSIAYVEAGALKVGPRSAKADPGPICYGRGGTEPTVTDANVVLGYLNPDALCGGDFKLTTDGVRSAIAAQVAEPLGLDVVEAAHGIFRIVNANMSNAIRRVSSQAGQDPRELELVVYGGNGPVHAGKQAEELGIARMLVPKTSPAFSALGLLVADYVVDRQRTHLRPASAASSDDVNALFDALEAEALAELAPAGLPREAISFERLLHFCYPGQTFDMAVPAALTGARMGAGDVARSVEAFHDLHEAIHTYAARDEEPLLRQVRVRARGVTRKPALPGAAPAEAPLESALRSRRAAWFDGAFVDTPVYDGDRIGAGHEIEGPAIVEERFTTLVLYPGHRARLDENGNYAIEIRSGR
- a CDS encoding isoprenylcysteine carboxylmethyltransferase family protein; the protein is MPRLALVLFAAWAGCLLVARSIVHWRATGSTGIKGFHGRVGSLPWLAGAAASAGLVLAPLAPVAALCAWPGGELLLQSRGAHALGAALAVVGIAGALVAQLAMGRSWRIGVDEREHTALVTSGPFAFVRNPIFTFMGVSQAGFALLVPNAVGLGALALLAVGIELHVRFVEEPYLLRTHGDAYARYAASTGRFLPGIGRALAARSDDHAA
- a CDS encoding enoyl-CoA hydratase-related protein produces the protein MDYGRYTQNLRIDLRDGVLRVALHNPPMNCNTKALHTALSQIWSDIHDDDDVRVVVFTGEGRAFSAGGDIKAMQETVDHPEQWWPTLTEAKRIVFRMLECDKPVIARVNGHAIGFGATLALACDIIVAVDTAKFGDPHVNAGLVAGDGGALLWPQAIGFPRAKEALLLGEPIPAKRAEEIGLINYAVPADELDAKVDAIARKLANGAQRSIRWTKQVLNLQLRMIAHPVMEHGMANETLSQFSEDHAEAVAAFAEKREPKFTGR
- a CDS encoding hydantoinase B/oxoprolinase family protein, with the translated sequence MSAAERAREAAASPSPPDAPSPSWQPGPDFDPVTAEVIRGAMETVAYEMATHVSLTAKTPILNQSNERNATILDGHGRLAALSVGIPQFMLSSRGPVRFALELFAAEGLNEGDVVVANDPYHGGGHLPDYNVFAPVVADGEVVLIASIQCHHADTGGGVPGGYNAEAIDIWAEGVRFPAVKVIDRGVERRDVLYMMEANTRTPTFPGDIRAQIGAAQLGVRRLRDVVARYGAKAVRDAVEHAITHTRERFRSEVAAWPDGVYEADSFVDHDPIGNPDIHLHVKVTVAGERITVDFTGSDARPGLKAYSALGNTQGYVVAQLAAMMDPSIPKNEGFFDSIELVAPKGSVVNPPDGATVAAGTHHPGVEVGEVICKALAPFLPERACPQIYKLGTPCVIVGHHPETGELFFDHGVDCLGGYTNAVKGVDGWGSFPASFGNIIRATTEINESIFPFRNECLDYAIDSGGAGRWRGGPGSRVEKRLLAPATLSCWMVGMKYPMPGFEGGGDGSPNSLVVRFGGPHAHRVDCMANAVPHEPGEGFEYCYGGGGGFGDPLERDPSAVLDDVLDEFVSPRSARDDYGVVLTGALDDYSLAVDEAATRALRASLRGAAR
- a CDS encoding CoA transferase; the encoded protein is MTAPLSGIRVVEIASFVAVPAAGALLADLGAEVVKVEVPGGETLRHALPRRLGYRHGMSEAPHFHMDNRGKRSLALDLARPAARAALRRVIARADVVLTNLLPRRLAKFGLDAATLRAAHPRLVFASLSGYGARGPDADTPAFDYTAYWARSGLMDVMRDVGAGPAFLRPGVGDHAAALALASGILAALRVRDRDGVGQEVDVDLLHTGLYVAGNDAAVVASTDLDTPRHDPARPRNPLWSHYRTADARFLFLVMIDSQRYWPALCRALDFPELERDERFRDEVARYRNAEELVARIASVVGARDLAHWERHLASFPLIWAPVRTLREAMRDPQVAAMGMLADVALPDPDAAGLRTVAPPLQLSRHAMPGTAPAPALGADGEAVLREAGCSDADIAAALGPADGAQAPGAR
- a CDS encoding metalloregulator ArsR/SmtB family transcription factor — translated: MPKRSTALETCSPPLVDRARVAAARKRLLPEAELEELAALFRLLGDATRARLLYALLEAGELCVCDLAAATSTPETNVSHALRLLRTAGIAKARRDGRRIYYSLDDAHVRMLLDVSREHLRHARGRA